A DNA window from Onthophagus taurus isolate NC chromosome 1, IU_Otau_3.0, whole genome shotgun sequence contains the following coding sequences:
- the LOC111425167 gene encoding disco-interacting protein 2 isoform X11, translated as MADLNIDVSMLPEDVREKLAELDLELSEGDITQKGYEKKRTRLLAPYVPKQNTNVSGVGAVAENKGASPAARAVRRGNRRLTRNESRYHSEVRQEAVQQALAQAMQNRHKPSLPMPSKRTSVMAKSPDRDRHDSESSSDEDSIVNEETVESTPEKEKIRDRSTPQMLPPPPLSDTSSTGSPPSSQPMHHRPRMPPPMYTNWDHRLGHRTEITEINDAIQNLRPYSQPPDVTHNTAQGGRRPTAADRVQRYASSTSDDTISTGTGRWKVSAKIQQLLNTLKRPKRRPLPEFYEDDDIELEIAANPKDPNAPKPEGGYMTPAVGEQLVVASGLSRNLEAAISRYGSGSFKAPVATVLDPNGKLTTTLSYGKLLSRSCKIAYALLSKQFSKNGETTLKSGDRVALVYPNNDPINFLCAFYGCVQAGIVPVPIEVPITKRDAGSLQIGFLLGSCGVQVALTSEACLKGLPKSPSGEIVQFKGWPKLQWFVTEHLARTPKDWSPAPKLTDESPAYIEYSTDRDGSVMGVTITRTAMISHCRTLTMACNYTEGENMVCVLDFKREVGLWHSVLTSVLNGMHVIYIPYALMKVNPASWMQMITKYRATVAVVKSRDLHWGLLATKDHKEINLNSLRMLLVADGANPWSLSSCDQFLTVFQSKGLRPDAICPCASSSEVMTVSVRRPGRAGVNSTGRGVLSMQALSYGVVRVDQENSLTSLTLQDCGQVMPGCVIVVVKMEGPAYLCKTDEVGEICVNSGATGTQYWGLQGLSNSTFKVQPLGADGNPISDAEYTRSGLLGFLGPGGLVFICGSRDGLMTVTGRKHNADDIIATVLAVEPMKFIYRGRIAVFSIRVLRDERICVIAEQRPDCSEEESFQWMSRVLQAVDSIHQVGIYCLALVPPNYLPKTPLGGIHLSETKRKFLEGTLHPANVLMCPHTCVTNLPKPREIHSATDCVSDVGPASVIVGNLVQGNRLASAQGRDMGLSWDDDNDDSKKNSFLTEILRWRANQTSDHNLFTLLNSKCSVAKVLSCSELHKKAERIGNLLIEKGRINTGDHVALIFPPGLELICAFYGCLYVGTVPVTIRPPHPQNLQTTLPTVRMIVEVSKSVLILSTQAVIKLFRSKEACSVIDIKSWPLILDTDDMPKKKLPNLYRAPTPEMIAYLDFSVSTTGMLAGIKMSHAAVTDLCKSMKLACELYPCRHIALCLDPYCGLGFALWCLIGIYSGHHSILIPPSEVEVNPALWLTAVSNYKVRDTFCSYGVMELCTKGLGSSVNQLKTRGINLACVRTCVVVAEERPRINLTTSFSKLFSALGLSPRAVSTSFGCRVNVGICLQGASSPEPSTVYVDLRALRNDRVTLVERGSPHSLCLMESGKLLPGIKVIIANPETKGQCGDSHLGEIWVQSGHNASGYYMIYGEESDYADHFNARLVTGNTGEVYARTGYLGFLRRTEGAQSSIGDESTILGGGSDNDSVGTQHGLCMDSPELHDAVFVVGALDETIMLRGMRYHPIDIENSVLRCHKKIAECAVFTWTNLLVVVVELDGNESEALDLVPLVTNTVLEEHHLIVGVVVVVDPGVVPINSRGEKQRMHLRDGFLADQLDPIYVAYNM; from the exons AATCATCATCGGATGAAGATAGTATAGTGAACGAGGAGACAGTCGAAAGCACCCcggaaaaagaaaagattcgGGATAGGAGCACACCCCAAATGCTTCCTCCTCCACCTCTATCGGACACCAGCAGTACTGGATCACCACCTTCATCACAACCAATGCATCACCGCCCGCGAATGCCACCCCCAATGTATACTAATTGGGATCATCGACTGGGACATCGCACAGAAATAACCGAAATTAATGATGCTATACAAAATTTGAGGCCTT aTTCTCAACCACCAGATGTGACTCATAACACCGCTCAAGGTGGTCGAAGACCAACAGCCGCCGATAGAGTTCAAAGATACGCCTCTTCAACATCCGACGATACCATAAGTACAGGAACCGGAAGGTGGAAAGTGTCGGCGAAAATCCAGCAACTATTGAATACGTTAAAAAGACCCAAAAGAAGACCGTTACCCGAGTTTTACGAAGACGACGACATAGAATTAGAAATTGCGGCGAATCCAAAAGATCCCAACGCTCCAAAACCTGAAg gtggTTACATGACACCAGCAGTAGGTGAACAACTAGTGGTGGCATCAggattatcaagaaatttagAAGCAGCTATATCCAGATACGGTTCTGGTTCGTTTAAAGCCCCCGTAGCAACGGTTTTAGATCCAAACGGAAAATTAACTACAACCCTTTCGTATGGCAAGCTTCTAAGTCGTTCGTGCAAAATAGCTTACGCCCTGCTTAGCAAGCAGTTCAGTAAGAACGGCGAGACAACGCTCAAATCAGGTGATCGCGTCGCACTCGTCTACCCGAACAACGATCCCATCAATTTTCTCTGTGCGTTTTATGGATGCGTGCAAGCCGGAATCGTTCCCGTGCCCATCGAGGTCCCTATAACGAAGAGAGATGCTGGGTCATTGCAAATCGGGTTCTTGCTCGGCAGCTGTGGCGTACAGGTCGCGTTAACTTCAGAGGCTTGTCTAAAGGGATTACCTAAAAGTCCTTCTGGAGAAATCGTTCAATTTAAAGGCTGGCCTAAATTACAATGGTTTGTTACTGAACATCTGGCTAGAACTCCTAAAGATTGGTCACCCGCACCAAAATTAACTGATGAATCGCCTGCTTATATCg AATATAGTACAGATAGAGATGGTTCAGTAATGGGTGTAACTATAACAAGAACTGCGATGATTTCCCACTGCCGAACATTAACAATGGCCTGTAATTATACCGAAGGCGAGAATATGGTGTGCGTTCTCGATTTTAAACGAGAAGTTGGACTTTGGCATTCCGTTTTGACCAGCGTATTAAATGGAATGCACGTCATCTATATACCGTACGCTTTAATGAAAGTAAACCCCGCCAGTTGGATGCAAATGATAACAAAATACAGAGCTACAGTGGCTGTCGTAAAGTCGCGCGATCTTCATTGGGGATTGCTAGCTACAAAAGATcacaaagaaattaatttgaattcatTGCGAATGTTATTAGTAGCCGACGGTGCCAACCCGTGGTCTTTAAGTTCTTGCGATCAATTTTTAACCGTTTTTCAAAGCAAAGGTCTCCGACCAGACGCCATATGTCCATGTGCCAGTTCAAGCGAAGTCATGACAGTCTCCGTTAGAAGACCAGGACGAGCTGGCGTTAATTCAACAGGTCGTGGCGTCTTATCAATGCAAGCTCTTAGTTACGGAGTAGTTCGCGTCGACCAAGAAAATAGCCTCACCTCTTTAACACTCCAAGACTGTGGACAAGTGATGCCCGGATGCGTAATCGTCGTAGTCAAAATGGAAGGTCCAGCCTATTTATGTAAAACCGACGAAGTTGGAGAAATTTGTGTAAATTCTGGAGCAACTGGTACGCAATATTGGGGTTTACAAGGTTTAAGCAACTCCACGTTTAAAGTACAACCCCTTGGGGCGGATGGCAACCCGATCTCGGACGCTGAATACACAAGGAGTGGTTTGTTGGGTTTCTTGGGACCGGGAGGATTAGTTTTTATTTGCGGATCGCGTGATGGTTTAATGACAGTAACCGGCCGTAAACACAACGCTGATGATATCATTGCTACCGTTTTGGCTGTTGAACCAATGAAGTTTATTTATAGAGGACGCATCGCTGTTTTCAGTATTAGAGTGCTTAGAGATGAGAGGATATGTGTTATTGCTGAACAAAGACCAGATTGTAGTGAAGAAGAG tctTTCCAATGGATGTCGAGAGTGTTACAAGCTGTAGATTCAATTCATCAAGTAGGAATTTACTGTTTGGCTTTAGTTCCGCCAAATTATCTTCCAAAAACCCCATTGGGTGGTATTCATTTATCAGAAACAAAGAGGAAATTCTTAGAAGGAACTTTACACCCAGCTAATGTGTTAATGTGTCCCCATACTTGTGTAACAAATCTTCCAAAGCCACGGGAAATACACTCTG CAACCGACTGTGTTTCAGACGTGGGCCCCGCGTCTGTTATCGTCGGCAACCTCGTTCAGGGGAACCGGCTGGCGAGTGCGCAGGGCCGTGATATGGGTCTCTCGTGGGACGACGACAATGATGATTCTAAAAAG aattcaTTTTTAACTGAGATTCTTCGTTGGCGTGCCAATCAAACATCCGATCATAACCTCTTCACGTTACTAAATAGTAAATGTTCCGTAGCGAAAGTGTTATCATGTTCTGAGCTGCATAAAAAAGCCGAAAGAATTGGAAATCTATTAATAGAAAAAGGACGAATAAATACGGGTGATCACGTAGCTTTAATTTTCCCGCCGGGTTTAGAATTAATCTGCGCGTTTTATGGTTGTTTGTACGTCGGCACGGTTCCGGTTACGATTCGTCCTCCTCATCCGCAAAATCTCCAAACAACTTTACCCACTGTTCGAATGATTGTTGAAGTGTCCAAATCGGTTTTAATTCTTAGCACACAAGCTGTGATCAAATTGTTCCGATCGAAAGAAGCGTGTAGCGTTATTGACATCAAATCTTGGCCGCTAATCTTGGATACAGACGATATGCCTAAGAAGAAACTTCCTAATCTTTATAGAGCACCCACACCGGAAATGATAGCTTATTTAGACTTTAGCGTTTCAACAACTGGAATGTTGGCCGGAATTAAAATGTCTCATGCGGCTGTTACCGATTTATGTAAAAGCATGAAATTAGCTTGTGAATTGTACCCCTGTAGACATATTGCGTTGTGTTTGGACCCTTATTGTGGATTAGGATTTGCTTTATG gTGTCTCATTGGAATTTATTCTGGTCACCACTCAATATTAATACCTCCGTCAGAAGTAGAAGTAAACCCAGCTCTATGGTTAACTGCAGTAAGCAACTATAAAGTAAGAGATACATTTTGTTCTTACGGCGTAATGGAACTATGCACCAAAGGTCTTGGATCATCTGTAAATCAATTGAAAACACGCGGAATTAATTTAGCGTGCGTTCGAACGTGCGTTGTCGTAGCGGAAGAACGGCCGAGAATAAATCTAACCAccagtttttcaaaacttttcaGCGCATTAGGGCTTAGCCCTCGAGCTGTATCGACATCGTTCGGTTGTAGAGTAAATGTAGGTATTTGTTTACAAGGGGCGTCGAGTCCAGAACCGTCGACGGTTTACGTCGACTTACGAGCTTTAAGAAACGATAGGGTTACTTTAGTCGAACGGGGAAGTCCACACAGTTTATGTTTGATGGAAAGCGGAAAATTACTTCCAGGCATTAAAGTGATCATTGCCAATCCCGAAACGAAAGGTCAATGCGGTGATTCGCATTTAGGCGAAATTTGGGTACAAAGCGGGCACAATGCGAGCGGTTATTATATGATTTACGGCGAAGAAAGTGATTACGCCGATCATTTTAATGCTCGATTGGTTACGGGAAACACGGGAGAGGTTTACGCTAGGACGGGATATTTAGGATTTTTAAGACGTACCGAAGGAGCTCAATCGAGTATTGGAGATGAATCGACCATTTTGGGAGGAGGTAGCGATAACGATTCCGTTGGAACGCAACACGGACTTTGTATGGATTCGCCAGAACTTCATGATGCCGTCTTCGTCGTTGGTGCTTTGGACGAAACCATTATGTTAAGAGGAATGAGATATCATCCCATTGATATTGAAAATAGCGTTTTGAGgtgccataaaaaaattgctgaATG TGCTGTATTTACGTGGACCAATTTATTGGTTGTTGTTGTCGAATTGGACGGAAATGAAAGTGAAGCCCTTGATCTCGTACCATTAGTAACAAATACAGTTTTAGAAGAACACCATTTAATTGTGGGCGTGGTGGTAGTTGTAGATCCAGGTGTGGTGCCGATAAATTCAAGGGGTGAGAAACAGCGTATGCATTTACGAGACGGTTTCTTGGCTGATCAACTCGACCCCATTTATGTGGCCTACAATATGTAA
- the LOC111425206 gene encoding general transcription factor II-I repeat domain-containing protein 2-like, which produces MSGRKKRKLEDENRQFKNNWEDDYFFLQVKNNAVCLVCRETITAKTYNIRRHYEKHTELSVLSGGERKAKLHLLKANLKSQQNVFQKQNQQSNDIVSTSLKISQIIAKKMKPFSDGEYIKECLIAAAEDISPEKVHIYKQISLSHQTVARRVDDISNEISLNLNEHTKQFVYYSLALDETTDIKDTSQLAIFIRGVDNKLKVTEELLDLVSLKDTTTGKDIKDAVLKCAEDRQLDLKKLIGITTDRAPSMIGKT; this is translated from the coding sequence ATGTCGGGtaggaagaaaagaaaactagaagatgaaaacagacaatttaaaaataattgggaAGATGACTACTTTTTCTTGCAAGTAAAAAATAATGCTGTGTGCTTAGTTTGTCGTGAAACGATTACTGCTAAAACTTATAACATACGAAGACATTATGAAAAACATACGGAACTTTCTGTACTTTCTGGTGGTGAACGCAAGGCCAAATTACACTTACTTAAAGCTAACTTAAAGTCTCAACAAAATgtgtttcaaaaacaaaatcaacaatcAAACGACATTGTCAGtacaagtttaaaaatttctcaaattattgctaaaaaaatgaaaccttTCTCGGATGGAGAATACATCAAAGAATGTTTAATTGCTGCAGCTGAAGATATTAGCCCGGAAAAAGttcatatttataaacaaataagtcTGTCTCATCAAACTGTTGCACGTAgagttgatgatatttccaatGAAATTTCCCTAAACCTCAACGAACATACCAAACAATTTGTGTACTACTCATTAGCTTTGGATGAAACAACCGATATCAAGGATACATCACAACTTGCTATATTTATTCGCGGAGTTGATAATAAGCTGAAAGTAACAGAAGAACTCCTTGATCTTGTGAGTCTAAAGGATACAACAACGGGCAAAGATATTAAAGATGCTGTTCTAAAATGCGCGGAAGATCGacaattagatttaaaaaaacttattggTATTACAACCGATAGAGCACCATCAATGATAGGAAAAACATAG